The following coding sequences lie in one Miscanthus floridulus cultivar M001 chromosome 9, ASM1932011v1, whole genome shotgun sequence genomic window:
- the LOC136481053 gene encoding anthocyanidin 3-O-glucosyltransferase 4-like → MTGDARRVMEWLDTKESKSVVYVSFGSAGCMPPAQVMQLGMALASCRWPVVWVVKDADSMPDDVKKWFRESFDSNKCLVVRGWAPQVAILAHRAVGGFLTHCVTKPTENVLSAGKLNGSRADVEAEVGMEQVMKALERLMDLGDEGEQRRRKTQELKAKGNGALEKGGSSYMNLEKLIQSLVS, encoded by the exons ATGACAGGCGATGCCAGGCGGGTTATGGAGTGGCTGGACACCAAGGAGTCCAAGTCCGTGGTGTACGTCAGCTTTGGCAGCGCCGGGTGCATGCCACCGGCGCAGGTCATGCAGCTAGGCATGGCACTAGCATCGTGCCGTTGGCCTGTGGTATGGGTCGTCAAGGACGCCGACTCCATGCCCGACGACGTCAAGAAGTGGTTTCGTGAGAGCTTCGACAGCAACAAGTGCTTGGTAGTGCGAGGCTGGGCTCCCCAGGTCGCCATCCTGGCTCACCGCGCCGTCGGCGGCTTCCTCACGCACT GCGTGACAAAGCCAACGGAAAATGTCCTCAGTGCTGGTAAGCTCAACGGAAGCAGAGCGGATGTCGAGGCGGAGGTGGGTATGGAACAAGTGATGAAGGCTTTGGAGAGGCTGATGGATCTGGGTGACGAAGGggagcagaggaggaggaagactCAGGAGCTCAAGGCGAAGGGAAATGGAGCATTAGAGAAGGGAGGGTCGTCCTACATGAATTTGGAAAAGCTAATCCAATCTTTGGTGTCATGA
- the LOC136481054 gene encoding probable UDP-glucosyl transferase 73B6, whose translation MTDIGRLLACHGAAVTIITTPANAPLVQSRVEDLATPPHGAITVTAIPFPAAEAGLPDGCERLDLLRSPGDVPRFFAANKQFGEAVARYCRGSEAMLRLRRRPSCVVAGMCHSWALGLGRELGVPCYVFHGFGAFALLCIEYLYKHRPHEAVSSADELVNIPALPAFECRVSRSQLPPHFAPSTTMGCGTMQEIREFDVAVDGVVVNSFDELEHGSCALLAAATGKNVVAVGPVSLCRSPHLDPQAMTGDARRVMEWLDTKESKSVVYVSFGSAGCMPPAQVMQLGMALASCRWPVVWVVKGADSMPDDVKKWFRESFDSNKCLVVRGWAPQVAILAHRAVGGFLTHCGWGSTLEAIAAGMPMATWPLFAEQFLNERLIVDVLGVGVSVGVTKPTENVLSAGKLNGSRADVEAEVGMEQVMKTLERLMDEGDEGEQRRRKAQELKTKANGALEKGGSSYMNLEKLIQSLVS comes from the coding sequence ATGACCGACATCGGCCGCCTCCTAGCCTGCCACGGCGCGGCGGTCACCATCATCACGACGCCCGCCAACGCGCCACTCGTGCAGAGCCGTGTGGAAGACCTCGCGACGCCGCCGCATGGCGCGATCACGGTCACCGCAATCCCGTTCCCAGCGGCGGAGGCCGGCCTGCCTGACGGCTGCGAGAGGCTGGACCTCCTCCGGTCTCCCGGCGACGTGCCGCGCTTCTTCGCTGCCAACAAACAGTTCGGAGAGGCCGTGGCGCGCTACTGCCGCGGCAGCGAGGCGATGCTGCGGCTGCGCCGACGACCGAGCTGCGTCGTCGCCGGGATGTGCCACTCGTGGGCGCTCGGCCTGGGGCGCGAGCTCGGCGTGCCGTGCTACGTCTTCCACGGCTTCGGCGCGTTCGCGCTGCTCTGCATCGAGTACCTCTACAAGCACAGGCCGCACGAGGCGGTTTCGTCAGCGGATGAGCTCGTCAACATCCCTGCCCTCCCGGCGTTCGAGTGCAGGGTATCACGTTCGCAGCTACCGCCGCATTTCGCGCCATCGACGACCATGGGCTGTGGGACGATGCAGGAGATACGGGAGTTCGACGTGGCCGTGGACGGCGTGGTCGTGAACAGCTTCGACGAGCTGGAGCACGGCTCCTGCGCGCTTCTCGCGGCGGCGACCGGCAAAAATGTCGTCGCCGTTGGCCCCGTCTCGCTGTGCCGGTCACCTCATCTCGATCCACAGGCCATGACAGGCGATGCCAGGCGGGTTATGGAGTGGCTGGACACCAAGGAGTCCAAGTCCGTGGTGTACGTCAGCTTTGGCAGCGCCGGGTGCATGCCACCGGCGCAGGTCATGCAGCTAGGCATGGCACTAGCATCGTGCCGTTGGCCTGTGGTATGGGTCGTCAAGGGCGCCGACTCCATGCCCGACGACGTCAAGAAGTGGTTTCGTGAGAGCTTCGACAGCAACAAGTGCTTGGTAGTGCGAGGCTGGGCTCCCCAGGTCGCCATCCTGGCTCACCGCGCCGTCGGCGGCTTCCTCACGCACTGTGGGTGGGGCTCGACTCTGGAGGCCATTGCCGCCGGCATGCCCATGGCAACTTGGCCGCTTTTCGCCGAGCAGTTTCTCAATGAGAGGCTTATCGTGGACGTGCTTGGTGTTGGGGTATCTGTAGGCGTGACAAAGCCAACGGAAAATGTCCTCAGTGCTGGTAAGCTCAACGGAAGCAGAGCGGATGTCGAGGCGGAGGTGGGTATGGAACAAGTGATGAAGACTTTGGAGAGGTTGATGGATGAGGGTGACGAAGGGGAGCAGAGGAGAAGGAAGGCTCAGGAGCTCAAGACGAAGGCAAATGGAGCATTAGAGAAGGGTGGGTCCTCCTACATGAATTTGGAGAAGCTAATCCAATCTTTGGTTTCATGA